In Primulina eburnea isolate SZY01 chromosome 3, ASM2296580v1, whole genome shotgun sequence, one DNA window encodes the following:
- the LOC140828562 gene encoding uncharacterized protein — protein sequence MSVVEYTSQFNALGSYAPAIMADEVLKLHRFKKGLNSRIQSALAVYQPTNFSDQMGAAIRAETDIQRREKEFRNKRPMNDQPPHGSQSFKKPNHSGEPSKGPSPASGYQAIKPCQTCHLRHLGECRRASGVCFGSGKPGHRMADCPAASNKTTGPGKGDGSSSGTNANKPRENKPNARVFAMTQEEADDASVVVSDKNEEQVEEEESEQFWGW from the coding sequence ATGTCAGTTGTGGAATACACCTCCCAGTTCAACGCCTTAGGATCTTATGCTCCGGCAATTATGGCGGATGAAGTTCTAAAATTGCACCGCTTCAAGAAGGGGTTGAACAGCAGGATCCAATCAGCCCTAGCAGTCTACCAACCGACGAATTTTTCCGACCAGATGGGCGCAGCTATCCGAGCTGAAACTGATATCCAGCGCAGAGAGAAAGAATTTAGGAACAAAAGGCCTATGAATGATCAGCCCCCTCATGGcagtcagtcgttcaagaaaccGAACCATTCCGGCGAACCATCTAAAGGGCCTTCGCCTGCCTCAGGATACCAGGCCATTAAGCCTTGCCAAACTTGCCACTTACGCCACCTGGGAGAATGTCGCAGAGCCAGCGGCGTCTGCTTCGGATCCGGAAAACCAGGACACCGTATGGCAGATTGTCCAGCCGCCAGCAACAAAACAACTGGACCAGGTAAAGGAGACGGGTCAAGCTCAGGGACGAATGCCAATAAACCACGGGAGAACAAACCAAATGCCAGGGTGTTTGCCATGACGCAGGAGGAGGCAGATGATGCAAGCGTTGTTGTGTCAG